One window from the genome of Flavobacterium agricola encodes:
- a CDS encoding porin family protein, which yields MVKKLLQFGFLLFSVFALHAQEPIIIENPVDSLYREDQFYVNVSYSMMQNKPSGYKQRGYFSNFSFGFLRDFPLNKQRNIAIAPGFGYTYSHLKSNLLILPEDAIAGASTNGSQFEVLPIASSRRNNMQYHTIDVPIEFRWRTSTPESHKFFRVYAGLKFSYIFADKSVYEEGAVHYKVKNIDNLNRFQTGIYLAAGYNTWNAYAYYGLTPLFKSSATNPEPIKLNALHVGLIFYIL from the coding sequence ATGGTAAAAAAACTTTTACAATTCGGCTTTTTGTTATTTTCTGTGTTTGCCTTGCATGCACAAGAACCGATTATTATTGAAAATCCGGTAGATTCTTTATACCGTGAAGATCAGTTTTATGTAAACGTTTCTTATAGCATGATGCAAAACAAACCTTCGGGATACAAACAGCGCGGCTATTTTTCTAATTTTTCTTTTGGTTTTTTGCGAGATTTCCCACTAAACAAACAGCGTAATATTGCTATTGCTCCCGGATTTGGTTATACGTACAGCCATTTAAAAAGTAACTTGTTGATTTTACCAGAAGATGCTATAGCTGGCGCTTCTACAAACGGATCGCAGTTTGAAGTTTTACCTATTGCTTCTTCACGCCGCAATAACATGCAATATCATACTATTGATGTGCCTATCGAATTTCGCTGGCGCACTTCCACACCAGAAAGCCATAAATTTTTTAGAGTTTATGCAGGATTAAAGTTCAGTTACATTTTCGCCGACAAATCGGTTTACGAAGAAGGAGCAGTTCATTATAAAGTAAAAAATATAGATAATTTAAATCGGTTTCAAACCGGAATTTATTTAGCTGCCGGATATAATACTTGGAATGCTTACGCGTATTATGGTTTAACGCCTTTATTTAAAAGCAGTGCAACCAATCCGGAACCTATTAAGTTAAATGCTTTACATGTTGGGCTTATTTTTTACATTTTATAA
- the rpoN gene encoding RNA polymerase factor sigma-54: MLKQHLQLKLSQKLSPQQIQLMKLIQLPTMAFEQRLKEELIENPALETGKEDSDTELDDYDTNEYDDGDSQSIETDEINIDEYLSDDETPEYKLQSNNYSEDDEEREMPFAAAVSFHQDLINQLTTFIMTDADRVIADFLVGSIDDMGYLRRTTQDLVDDLAFTQGIYTDEETVERVLTIIHQLEPAGVGARDLQECLLLQLRAKTPTQSVELAINIIEDQFDAFTKKHYDKLITRFNIDREELRKAIEEIERLNPKPGGSYDNNRSVEHIIPDFTIKIVEGELELSLNGRNNPELHVSRDYKDMLQTYKDTREKSNQQKDAVQFIKQKLDSAKWFIDAIKQRNETLLVTMSAIMQYQEEYFLSGDETTLKPMILKDIADMVGLDISTISRVANSKYVDTPYGVKLLKDFFSEAMKNDQGEDVSTIEIKKILQNVIEEEDKNKPLPDDKLADILKEKGYPIARRTVAKYREQLDIPVARMRKKI, translated from the coding sequence ATGTTAAAGCAGCATTTACAATTAAAATTATCTCAGAAACTTTCTCCCCAGCAAATTCAATTAATGAAATTGATTCAGCTGCCCACTATGGCATTTGAACAACGATTAAAAGAAGAGCTGATAGAAAACCCTGCTTTAGAAACTGGTAAAGAAGATAGCGATACAGAGCTTGACGATTACGACACCAACGAATACGACGATGGCGACAGCCAATCTATAGAAACAGACGAAATTAATATTGATGAATATTTAAGCGACGACGAAACGCCAGAATACAAGCTACAAAGCAATAATTATAGCGAAGATGATGAGGAACGTGAAATGCCGTTTGCTGCAGCCGTAAGCTTTCATCAAGATTTAATAAATCAATTAACCACCTTTATCATGACCGATGCAGATCGGGTAATAGCCGATTTTTTAGTTGGCAGCATTGATGATATGGGTTATTTACGTCGTACAACTCAAGATTTGGTTGACGATTTGGCTTTTACGCAAGGTATTTATACCGACGAAGAAACGGTAGAACGCGTTTTAACAATTATTCATCAGCTAGAACCAGCTGGCGTTGGTGCTCGCGATTTGCAAGAATGTTTGTTGTTACAATTACGTGCAAAAACTCCAACACAATCGGTAGAATTAGCAATTAATATCATAGAAGATCAATTTGATGCCTTTACCAAAAAGCATTACGACAAACTAATTACGCGTTTTAATATTGATCGAGAAGAACTGAGAAAAGCGATTGAAGAAATTGAACGTTTAAACCCAAAACCAGGCGGATCTTACGACAACAACCGTTCGGTTGAGCATATTATTCCAGATTTTACCATTAAAATTGTTGAAGGCGAATTAGAATTAAGTTTAAACGGACGTAACAATCCAGAGCTTCACGTTTCTCGTGATTATAAAGATATGTTACAAACGTATAAAGATACGCGCGAAAAATCCAATCAACAAAAAGATGCGGTTCAGTTTATCAAACAAAAACTAGATTCGGCTAAATGGTTTATTGATGCCATTAAACAACGTAACGAAACCTTATTGGTAACCATGTCAGCCATTATGCAATATCAAGAAGAATATTTTTTAAGCGGAGATGAAACCACGCTAAAACCTATGATTTTGAAAGATATCGCCGATATGGTAGGTTTAGATATTTCAACCATTTCACGCGTTGCCAATTCTAAATATGTTGATACACCATACGGGGTTAAATTGTTAAAAGACTTTTTCTCTGAAGCAATGAAAAACGATCAGGGCGAAGATGTTTCTACTATTGAAATTAAAAAAATTCTTCAAAATGTAATTGAAGAAGAAGATAAAAACAAACCTTTACCAGACGATAAATTAGCCGATATTTTAAAAGAAAAAGGCTATCCTATTGCGCGCAGAACGGTTGCTAAATACCGAGAACAACTAGATATTCCTGTTGCCAGAATGCGTAAAAAAATATAA
- the asnS gene encoding asparagine--tRNA ligase, whose protein sequence is MKHTKIKELLSGTNALQEVNVKGWVRTFRNKQFIAVNDGSTINNIQCVVDFENTPDELLKRITTGAAISVIGTLVESKGSGQNYEVQVSKIEILGDSDPEKYPMQPKKHSLEFLRENAHLRIRTNAFGAIMRVRSVLAFAVHQYFQERGFAYVNTPIITGSDAEGAGEMFQVTSLPLDGSAPRNEDGTINYKEDFFAKHTNLTVSGQLEGEAYAMALGQIYTFGPTFRAENSNTSRHLAEFWMIEPEVAFCDLDGNMDLAEDFIKYVVRYAVEKCPDDLKFLESRLLEEEKSKPAAERSEMALLEKLNFVLDNNFKRVSYTEAIDILKASKPNKNKKFQYIIDEWGADLQSEHERFLVEKHFKCPVILFDYPAKIKAFYMRLNEDGKTVRAMDILFPGIGEIVGGSQREERYDVLLEKMQALGIDEKELYWYLDTRKFGSAVHSGFGLGFERLVLFVTGMTNIRDVIPFPRTPQNAEF, encoded by the coding sequence ATGAAACACACTAAAATTAAAGAGCTCCTTTCAGGAACAAACGCTTTGCAAGAAGTTAACGTAAAGGGTTGGGTTAGAACTTTCAGAAACAAACAGTTTATAGCTGTTAATGACGGCTCTACAATAAATAATATTCAGTGTGTTGTTGACTTTGAAAACACACCTGACGAATTATTAAAACGCATTACCACCGGAGCAGCTATTTCTGTAATTGGTACTTTGGTAGAAAGTAAAGGAAGCGGACAAAATTATGAAGTTCAGGTTTCTAAAATAGAAATTTTGGGTGATTCTGATCCAGAAAAATACCCAATGCAACCTAAAAAACATTCGTTAGAATTTTTACGTGAAAACGCTCATTTACGTATTCGTACCAATGCATTTGGTGCAATTATGCGTGTTCGTTCTGTATTGGCTTTCGCAGTTCATCAATATTTTCAAGAGCGTGGTTTTGCTTATGTAAACACACCAATTATTACCGGATCTGATGCCGAAGGCGCAGGCGAAATGTTTCAAGTAACATCGTTACCATTAGACGGATCAGCTCCAAGAAACGAAGACGGAACAATTAACTACAAAGAAGATTTCTTTGCAAAACACACCAATTTAACCGTTTCTGGTCAATTAGAAGGTGAAGCTTACGCTATGGCATTAGGTCAAATATACACCTTTGGCCCTACGTTTCGTGCAGAAAATTCAAACACATCACGCCATTTAGCAGAATTCTGGATGATTGAACCAGAAGTTGCTTTTTGCGATTTAGATGGTAACATGGATTTAGCCGAAGATTTTATTAAATATGTAGTAAGATACGCGGTTGAAAAATGTCCAGATGATTTAAAATTCTTAGAATCTAGATTATTAGAAGAAGAGAAATCTAAACCAGCAGCAGAACGTTCAGAAATGGCGTTGTTAGAAAAACTAAACTTTGTTTTAGACAACAACTTTAAACGCGTTTCATACACCGAAGCTATTGATATTTTAAAAGCATCAAAACCAAATAAAAATAAAAAATTCCAATATATTATTGACGAATGGGGTGCAGATTTACAATCGGAACACGAACGATTCTTGGTAGAAAAACACTTTAAATGTCCAGTAATTTTATTTGATTATCCAGCAAAAATTAAAGCATTTTACATGCGTTTAAACGAAGACGGAAAAACCGTTCGTGCAATGGATATTTTATTCCCTGGTATTGGTGAAATTGTTGGAGGTTCACAACGTGAAGAACGTTACGACGTATTACTAGAAAAAATGCAAGCTTTAGGAATTGATGAAAAAGAATTATACTGGTATTTAGATACACGTAAATTCGGATCAGCCGTTCACTCGGGCTTTGGCTTAGGTTTTGAAAGATTGGTATTATTCGTAACCGGAATGACAAACATTCGTGATGTAATTCCTTTCCCACGTACACCACAAAACGCAGAATTTTAA